One window of Biomphalaria glabrata chromosome 6, xgBioGlab47.1, whole genome shotgun sequence genomic DNA carries:
- the LOC106057545 gene encoding hyaluronidase conohyal-P1, with amino-acid sequence MHSIALIAFLYFTLNIEAKPKGCTGPSILRNKPFVIVWNHPSTACEDRGYHLNFQDWGIVDNKNDKFMGEQISLFYNLGSFPSYHGNVTINGGIPQLANETYHLSKTQNDIKSTLPSSNFSGLAVIDFENWRPIFILNYDSLRIYQTKSLELAKQHFPSYNNSQLFQVATHEFEDSARSVLGKTLSLATMLRPNGSWGYYGYPRCWDTYCNTSTVQFNDQLNWIYNISTGLYPSIYFTLNEPFNHRAQRIKMVVKETLRLKASWSPSNVQLLPYAFSQDGPYSMFNATDLYYAIRLPADMGSSGVVLWGSSDYMRARNECLILQQYLNTTLGPYSLDVTNFFANCSTDNCNGHGRCMKKELETYFQFHLHKNKRDECYIREEHLKMRSQSTLKNKATWGKAAFGNKSRRSKSSLTQQFHQSSNNLEHFYNLGHRRVEKHFKITETLSGREMADYLDLLEIPTTMSMTGELVYDYNDYVCKCYAGWSGLHCNE; translated from the exons ATGCATTCAATTGCTTTGATTGCCTTCTTGTACTTTACACTCAACATTGAGGCCAAACCTAAAGGGTGCACTGGCCCCTCCATTCTTCGGAATAAGCCATTTGTGATAGTATGGAATCACCCAAGCACGGCATGTGAGGACAGAGGATACCATCTCAATTTCCAAGACTGGGGCATAGTCGACAACAAGAATGATAAGTTCATGGGTGAACAAATATCTCTGTTTTATAATCTTGGCTCTTTTCCTTCCTACCATGGCAATGTAACAATAAATGGAGGTATCCCacag CTTGCCAATGAAACGTACCACTTGAGCAAAACTCAGAATGATATCAAGTCTACCTTGCCGAGCAGCAACTTCTCAGGACTTGCTGTGATTGACTTTGAAAATTGGCGACCCATCTTTATTCTCAATTATGATTCGTTAAGAATCTATCAGACCAAATCCTTGGAGCTGGCCAAACAGCATTTTCCTTCATACAATAACAGTCAACTGTTTCAAGTTGCAACACATGAATTTGAAGACTCTGCTAG ATCAGTTCTTGGCAAGACTCTGAGTCTAGCAACAATGCTGAGGCCTAATGGAAGCTGGGGATACTATGGATACCCAAGATGCTGGGATACATATTGTAACACTTCAACTGTACAGTTCAATGATCA GTTGAACTGGATTTACAATATCAGCACTGGCCTATACCCATCCATTTATTTCACCTTGAATGAACCATTCAACCATAGAGCACAGAGGATCAAGATGGTGGTGAAGGAGACACTGAGGCTGAAGGCCTCCTGGTCACCATCCAACGTCCAGCTCTTGCCTTATGCCTTCTCGCAGGATGGACCCTATTCAATGTTTAATGCT ACAGACTTATACTATGCTATAAGACTGCCAGCTGACATGGGCTCTTCTGGCGTTGTGCTGTGGGGTAGTTCTGACTACATGAGGGCTAGAAATGAGTGCCTCATCCTGCAGCAATATCTGAACACAACTTTGGGGCCATACTCTTTAGACGTGACCAACTTTTTTGCCAACTGCTCGACAGAcaactgcaatggccatggcaGGTGCATGAAGAAAGAGCTAGAGACCTACTTTCAGTTCCATCTACATAAGAATAAAAGAGACGAGTGCTACATTAGAGAAGAACACCTGAAGATGCGGAGTCAATCAACCTTGAAGAACAAAGCTACATGGGGTAAAGCTGCCTTTGGAAATAAATCTCGCAGAAGTAAAAGTTCATTAACGCAACAATTTCACCAAAGTTCAAATAatttggaacatttttacaatctCGGACATAGAAGAGtggaaaaacatttcaaaatcacAGAGACGTTATCTGGAAGGGAAATGGCTGACTACCTAGATCTTTTGGAGATTCCCACCACAATGTCCATGACTGGTGAGCTGGTATATGATTATAATGATTACGTCTGTAAATGCTATGCAGGCTGGTCTGGTCTGCATTGTAATGAATAA